One genomic window of Channa argus isolate prfri chromosome 5, Channa argus male v1.0, whole genome shotgun sequence includes the following:
- the LOC137128093 gene encoding SRSF protein kinase 3-like isoform X2, with amino-acid sequence MSSSYAAAISALLPANSSNPPAKSSPHFSPDTAGSPKSSQLPSKHALCPPAVQIPEPLGSYDEQQENPADYSIGGYYPVEIGEIFVDRYQVIKKLGWGHFSTVWLCWDMVKRCFVALKVVKSAQTFTETALDEIKLLKCVRNSDPKDPTRERIVQLIDDFRISGVNGEHVCMVLEVLGPQLLRWIVKSNYAGLPLPCIKNILRQVLQGLDYLHTKCKIIHTDIKPENILLRVDHVYIQKLATETKLWQLPPSSAITSSTGNRGLTEKQSLSNLLGKLTGVFHTLGEWSSKFSGSPIKRLTLKDRSRRGQEGTSDHKQRDKPHVSFSDVTPPSSTRSTTCHSKLIGPDLTLRRKTLLLEDGLGSAPHSHRDSICSWTRFNTDAPVLGSSSILLQQTADRELPPPSLSSLCGDSESDAHLDLLKPQNADKVIIKIADLGNACWVHKHFTEDIQTCQYRSVEVLIGADYDTPADIWSTACMAFELATGDYLFDPQSGATFSREEDHIAHIIELLGPLPSQFALSGRNSKRYFNHKGLLRHISKLKPWSLFEILLEKYEWPREEAAQFSSFLLTMLELLPEKRATAAQCLKHPWIVS; translated from the exons ATGTCGTCGTCATATGCTGCCGCTATATCAGCACTTCTTCCAGCTAACTCCTCTAATCCACCCGCCAAATCCAGCCCTCACTTCTCCCCAGATACAGCAGGGAGTCCTAAATCCTCCCAGCTGCCCAGCAAACATGCCCTCTGCCCTCCAGCTGTACAGATACCTGAGCCTCTGGGGTCCTATGACGAGCAGCAGGAGAATCCTGCAGACTATAGCATTG GTGGTTATTATCCTGTTGAGATTGGAGAGATTTTTGTTGACCGTTACCAAGTCATTAAAAAGTTGGGATGGGGCCACTTCTCTACTGTGTGGCTCTGCTGGGATATGGT GAAGAGGTGTTTTGTGGCTCTGAAGGTGGTGAAGAGTGCTCAAACATTTACAGAGACGGCACTGGATGAGATCAAACTTCTCAAATGT GTAAGAAACAGTGACCCCAAAGATCCAACGCGTGAGAGAATAGTGCAACTGATTGATGACTTCAGGATCTCTGGAGTGAATGGAGAGC ATGTGTGCATGGTCCTGGAGGTGCTGGGCCCCCAGCTGCTGCGGTGGATTGTCAAGTCCAACTATGCTGGTCTCCCTTTGCCCTGCATTAAGAACATTCTCAGACAG GTTCTGCAGGGTCTAGATTACTTGCACACAAAATGCAAGATTATCCACACAGACATTAAGCCAGAAAACATCCTCCTGAGAGTGGACCATGTCTATATTCAGAAACTGGCGACTGAAACCAAGCTTTGGCAGCTGCCTCCTTCTTCTGCTATCACCAGCTCCACAG GAAACCGAGGCCTTACAGAGAAGCAG AGTTTGTCCAACTTGCTGGGGAAGCTGACCGGAGTTTTCCACACTCTTGGGGAGTGG TCCAGCAAGTTCTCTGGGAGCCCGATAAAAAGGCTGACTTTGAAAGACAGGAGTCGACGAGGTCAGGAAGGCACATCAGACcacaaacaaagagacaaacctCACGTGTCATTCTCTGATGTCACTCCTCCCTCTAGCACCCGTAGTACCACCTGTCATTCTAAGCTCATAGGTCCCGACCTCACGTTAAGGAGAAAGACTCTGCTGTTAGAAGATGGACTTGGCTCAGCTCCACACAGCCACAGAGATTCGATCTGCTCGTGGACACGCTTCAACACAGATGCGCCTGTCTTAGGTTCTAGCTCAATTTTATTGCAACAGACTGCAGACAGGGAGCTGCCACCACCGTCACTGTCCTCTCTCTGTG gtgACAGTGAATCAGATGCCCATCTGGACTTACTGAAGCCTCAGAATGCTGATAAAGTTATCATCAAAATTGCCGACCTGGGCAATGCCTGCTGGGTG cacaagcactttactgAAGACATCCAGACATGTCAGTACCGCTCTGTGGAGGTCTTAATTGGTGCTGACTATGACACGCCAGCCGATATCTGGAGCACGGCCTGCATG gcttTTGAGCTGGCCACAGGGGACTATCTGTTTGACCCCCAATCAGGAGCCACATTCTCACGAGAGGAAG ATCATATCGCTCACATCATTGAGCTGCTGGGACCCCTCCCATCCCAATTTGCCCTCTCAGGGAGAAATTCCAAACGATACTTCAACCATAAAG GACTATTGCGGCACATCTCAAAGCTCAAGCCATGGAGCTTGTTTGAAATTCTGCTGGAGAAGTACGAGTGGCCGAGGGAGGAAGCCGCCCAGTTCAGCTCGTTTCTCTTGACCATGTTGGAACTGCTGCCAGAGAAAAGAGCCACAGCTGCCCAGTGTCTAAAACACCCTTGGA
- the LOC137128093 gene encoding SRSF protein kinase 3-like isoform X1 yields the protein MSSSYAAAISALLPANSSNPPAKSSPHFSPDTAGSPKSSQLPSKHALCPPAVQIPEPLGSYDEQQENPADYSIGGYYPVEIGEIFVDRYQVIKKLGWGHFSTVWLCWDMVKRCFVALKVVKSAQTFTETALDEIKLLKCVRNSDPKDPTRERIVQLIDDFRISGVNGEHVCMVLEVLGPQLLRWIVKSNYAGLPLPCIKNILRQVLQGLDYLHTKCKIIHTDIKPENILLRVDHVYIQKLATETKLWQLPPSSAITSSTDVLPGNRGLTEKQSLSNLLGKLTGVFHTLGEWSSKFSGSPIKRLTLKDRSRRGQEGTSDHKQRDKPHVSFSDVTPPSSTRSTTCHSKLIGPDLTLRRKTLLLEDGLGSAPHSHRDSICSWTRFNTDAPVLGSSSILLQQTADRELPPPSLSSLCGDSESDAHLDLLKPQNADKVIIKIADLGNACWVHKHFTEDIQTCQYRSVEVLIGADYDTPADIWSTACMAFELATGDYLFDPQSGATFSREEDHIAHIIELLGPLPSQFALSGRNSKRYFNHKGLLRHISKLKPWSLFEILLEKYEWPREEAAQFSSFLLTMLELLPEKRATAAQCLKHPWIVS from the exons ATGTCGTCGTCATATGCTGCCGCTATATCAGCACTTCTTCCAGCTAACTCCTCTAATCCACCCGCCAAATCCAGCCCTCACTTCTCCCCAGATACAGCAGGGAGTCCTAAATCCTCCCAGCTGCCCAGCAAACATGCCCTCTGCCCTCCAGCTGTACAGATACCTGAGCCTCTGGGGTCCTATGACGAGCAGCAGGAGAATCCTGCAGACTATAGCATTG GTGGTTATTATCCTGTTGAGATTGGAGAGATTTTTGTTGACCGTTACCAAGTCATTAAAAAGTTGGGATGGGGCCACTTCTCTACTGTGTGGCTCTGCTGGGATATGGT GAAGAGGTGTTTTGTGGCTCTGAAGGTGGTGAAGAGTGCTCAAACATTTACAGAGACGGCACTGGATGAGATCAAACTTCTCAAATGT GTAAGAAACAGTGACCCCAAAGATCCAACGCGTGAGAGAATAGTGCAACTGATTGATGACTTCAGGATCTCTGGAGTGAATGGAGAGC ATGTGTGCATGGTCCTGGAGGTGCTGGGCCCCCAGCTGCTGCGGTGGATTGTCAAGTCCAACTATGCTGGTCTCCCTTTGCCCTGCATTAAGAACATTCTCAGACAG GTTCTGCAGGGTCTAGATTACTTGCACACAAAATGCAAGATTATCCACACAGACATTAAGCCAGAAAACATCCTCCTGAGAGTGGACCATGTCTATATTCAGAAACTGGCGACTGAAACCAAGCTTTGGCAGCTGCCTCCTTCTTCTGCTATCACCAGCTCCACAG ATGTTCTGCCAGGAAACCGAGGCCTTACAGAGAAGCAG AGTTTGTCCAACTTGCTGGGGAAGCTGACCGGAGTTTTCCACACTCTTGGGGAGTGG TCCAGCAAGTTCTCTGGGAGCCCGATAAAAAGGCTGACTTTGAAAGACAGGAGTCGACGAGGTCAGGAAGGCACATCAGACcacaaacaaagagacaaacctCACGTGTCATTCTCTGATGTCACTCCTCCCTCTAGCACCCGTAGTACCACCTGTCATTCTAAGCTCATAGGTCCCGACCTCACGTTAAGGAGAAAGACTCTGCTGTTAGAAGATGGACTTGGCTCAGCTCCACACAGCCACAGAGATTCGATCTGCTCGTGGACACGCTTCAACACAGATGCGCCTGTCTTAGGTTCTAGCTCAATTTTATTGCAACAGACTGCAGACAGGGAGCTGCCACCACCGTCACTGTCCTCTCTCTGTG gtgACAGTGAATCAGATGCCCATCTGGACTTACTGAAGCCTCAGAATGCTGATAAAGTTATCATCAAAATTGCCGACCTGGGCAATGCCTGCTGGGTG cacaagcactttactgAAGACATCCAGACATGTCAGTACCGCTCTGTGGAGGTCTTAATTGGTGCTGACTATGACACGCCAGCCGATATCTGGAGCACGGCCTGCATG gcttTTGAGCTGGCCACAGGGGACTATCTGTTTGACCCCCAATCAGGAGCCACATTCTCACGAGAGGAAG ATCATATCGCTCACATCATTGAGCTGCTGGGACCCCTCCCATCCCAATTTGCCCTCTCAGGGAGAAATTCCAAACGATACTTCAACCATAAAG GACTATTGCGGCACATCTCAAAGCTCAAGCCATGGAGCTTGTTTGAAATTCTGCTGGAGAAGTACGAGTGGCCGAGGGAGGAAGCCGCCCAGTTCAGCTCGTTTCTCTTGACCATGTTGGAACTGCTGCCAGAGAAAAGAGCCACAGCTGCCCAGTGTCTAAAACACCCTTGGA